The Salvia miltiorrhiza cultivar Shanhuang (shh) chromosome 1, IMPLAD_Smil_shh, whole genome shotgun sequence genome has a window encoding:
- the LOC131013282 gene encoding probable E3 ubiquitin-protein ligase ARI8, translating into MTCRPPCRFIFCWLCGKGTGSHTHCNKYGGAAAVDENNAKREKARKDLRRYTHYYERWHANEQSRKAAVKDLKTWRDDDGISKLGEAQGEAPAQLQFVTKAWEQIVECRRVLKWSYAYGYYMEREAPEKVALFEHSQGEAEKQLERLHHCVEKEMGVYLRRRREDFKEFRVRVVDLTVVTGNYFENLVRDLENNRPEVVGGGGGRNGLEEKKDDDERKDLGKKRKKKKDDDESYVPRKRATYASRYSRN; encoded by the coding sequence ATGACGTGTCGCCCCCCCTGCCGATTCATTTTCTGCTGGCTCTGCGGCAAGGGCACGGGGTCCCACACCCACTGCAACAAatacggcggcgccgccgccgtcgaTGAAAACAACGCGAAGAGAGAGAAGGCGAGGAAGGATCTGCGGAGATACACGCATTACTACGAGCGGTGGCACGCCAACGAGCAGTCGAGGAAGGCGGCCGTGAAGGATCTGAAGACGTGGAGAGACGACGACGGCATCTCTAAGCTCGGCGAGGCGCAAGGGGAGGCGCCGGCGCAGCTGCAGTTCGTGACGAAGGCGTGGGAGCAGATTGTGGAGTGCCGGCGCGTGCTGAAATGGAGCTACGCCTATGGTTACTACATGGAGAGGGAGGCGCCGGAGAAGGTGGCGTTGTTCGAGCATTCGCAGGGGGAGGCGGAGAAGCAGCTGGAGCGGCTGCACCACTGCGTGGAGAAGGAGATGGGGGTGTACCTCCGGCGACGGAGGGAGGATTTCAAGgaatttagggttagggttgttGATCTAACTGTGGTGACCGGGAATTATTTTGAGAATTTGGTGAGGGATTTGGAGAATAATCGACCGGAAGTTgtgggtggcggcggcggccggaatGGTTTGGAGGAGAAGAAGGATGACGATGAGAGGAAGGATTTGGGgaagaagagaaagaagaagaaggatgATGATGAGAGTTATGTTCCTAGGAAAAGAGCAACTTATGCTTCTAGGTATTCTCGTAATTAA